The following nucleotide sequence is from Paeniglutamicibacter kerguelensis.
CACCATGCCGGCGATGTGGGTCAGCAGTCCGACACCGATGATGCCGATGGCCGTGTACATCAGCGGCAGGTTTTTCATGTTGGCACCAATGATTGCCAGGATTATGCCGGTTCCCGAGATGATCATCGACCCGAAGGCCAGTTTCTTGTAGAGTCCGGAAGAGGCTTCCCAGGGAGTATTGGTCATGGGTCAATCCTAATTCAGATGCGCGGGCGGAAATCAGAACAATGCCGACTGGATCGCCGGGGATTCCGTCACGTATTGCCCGAGCACGACTTTCCTGCCCTTGAGCATGGATGCGTCGGCGACGAAGAGATCGGGAGCGTTCCCCAGCCGCACGCCCAGCCCCTGGCCCAGGACAGCCGCCACGGTGAAGCCGTGCTCGCCGCCGGCCAAGTCGGCCGGATAGGGCTGCAGTTCGTTGGCATCCCAGCCCTCCAGCAGGGCTGCCGCCTGTGCCGGGGCGGCCCATTGCTCGTCGACGACCCGGAAGGTTTCATCGCCGGCGATCGGCAACGTGGCCAGGAACTCCCTCACCCGCGATGCCCTCTCGCTGGTGAGGGAGTCCAACGCGGCGCAGCTGGTGCGGGAGTCGAGCAGGCCGCGCACCTTCGATTGCGCACGCACCTGCTGCGTGAAGCCCAATTCCCTGGTCACCAGGTCTTCCAGGATGCGTACCTGTGCGCCATCCGCCGCCAGGCCGACATAGCGGGCGCTGACGGCCCCCTGCTCGGCCAGCCTGCGCCACTTGCTGGGGTTCGCCGCGGTGCCGATCTTGCTGACCCCGTGCGCGAAGGATGCGATGTACAGCCAGTGTTCCTGCATCAGGTAGTCCCGCAGCCCGGCGCCGGCGCGCCCCGAGCGGTGGAAGTCGTGCATCGCCCGCGACTGGTCGGCCGCCTCGCAGGACTCGCACTGGGTTCCGCGCGCCACCCTGGCACCCGTCGGACAAGGAACCTGCGTGCGGTGCGTCCGGTCCTGGATCAGCTGGTGGCCAAGGCACCAACGCCCGGACAGCACGCCAAAGCCGAGCTCGACGCCGCTGTCCAGGGAAATGTTGCGGGCAGCATCGTTTTCATCCCGCAGGGACAGCGAGGGGGTTCCGGGTTCGGCCGGCCAGAGAACTCCCCGGCACAGCAACACGTGGTCCTGCATTTAGTTGTGCAGCGCCCCGGCCACCGCGGCGGTCGCGTGCAACCATGCCCGGCGGGTGGTGGGACGCATCCCGTCGAAGCGGACCTGCCCCTTCACCAAGGCCGCGTCATACGGGACCGTCACCACGGAGCGGGCCAGGCGGCGGAACCCGTGGGCGATCCGGTTTAGCTGGTCGCTGTTTCCCTGCGGTTGGTGCTGGGAAACGATCACCACGGCGTTCTTCGCCAGCTCCGCGTAGTGTCCCCCGCGCTTGGCCAGGGCCTCGAGCAGCAGGGCGCCGGCCTCCGCGTGTTCCTCCACCGTGGTGCTGGCGATGACCAGCTGGTCGGTGTGGTCGATCATGCGCATCCAGCGCTCGGCCGATTCGTCGTTGCCGGAATCGACGATGGTCAGGGAAAAGAAGCGCGAGACGATCTCATGCATGACATCGAAATCGGCCGCATTCACGTGCTGCTCCGAGGCAAGCAACGTCGGGTCGGTGCGCAGCACGCTGTAGCAGTCCTCGGGCTGGTAGTGCACGTAGTCGTGGATGATCGGGTCCCCGACCCGGGTGTCCTTGAGCTTGCCGGCCGAGGCCAGCAGATCCATCGAATGCCGCGAGTGCGGACCCTGGACGGTGCGCCAGCCCAGGGTTCCACGCGTGCCGTTGTTGTCCCAGACCAAGACCGGGTCTCCGCTGTTACGGCCGAAAACAGCTGAGAGCAGAACAGCAGTCGGCGTCTTGTTGGCACCGCCCTTGCCGTTCACCACGGAGATGGTCTTTGACTCGTCCAGCCGGGTTCCCACCGTCCGGCGCCAATTGCGCTCCTCGACTTCCTGGGCCGATGGTTCCATGTTGAAGCCCATGCGCGAAAGGAACCCGCGGAACCCGCGTTCGGCACGGAACGACGTCTCGTCTTCCGGGCGCAGGAAGGTGTCCCGCTCCCCTGCCCCGGGATTCAATTCCCGGAATGCCTGGCGCCGCCCATCCGCGGTGGAGAGGTCTTCAAACTTCTCGGAACCGGCTGTCTCTTCCGCGGCGGTGGCCGCGGCGTTCTTTACGCCGCCAGCGGCGGGCGTCGGTTCGGATGCGGCGGGCTTGGCCACCGCAGGAGCCAGCTGCGCCACGGACGATGCAGCCTTGGCTGGCGACGCGGGGGCGGTCTTCACCGGTACGGATTCAACCTGGGCCTGTTTCTTCTGCTTGCCGGCGGCCTTGGAACCATTGCTGTGGGCCTCGAAGGGCCTGGCATCATTCGCCGCCGGCTGCACCCGCGTGTTGCTGCCGGCCGGGTCCGCGGGCCTTGGCGTCGAGGGGACCGAAGCCATGGCTTTCGCGTTGCTTGGTTTTGCGGTTTCCTGCACCGCCGCAACCCGGGAGGTCACCGGCGCAGTCGGCTTGGCCGTCTGCTGCGGGGACGTAGCGCCAGGCTTGGCGGATCCCATCGTTGCCTTGTCTGCCTTCTTGACGTCCTTGACGTTCCTGGCCGGCCTTGTCTCGGCAGAAGATGACCCGGTCTTGGCACTTGGAGCGCTCTTTTTAGTTGCCGGCGCGGCGGGCGCCACAGGCTTCTGCGACGTGGCGGCAGCGGGCTTGCGGGTCTCTTGGCGTTTCGATTCCGGAATCGAATCAAATTCATCCCGCTGTGCCGAAACCCCTGGTGCTTTCTTGTCCGCAGCGCCTTCTTGGCTCCCCGAATCCTGTTGCTCCTGGCGCGCACGTCGAAGCGAGGCGCGGGTAGGGAACTCTTGGTTGAAGTCGGCCTTGGGCATGCGCTTGGTCCTCTCATAAAGGTTCATGGTCATCACGAGCGCTTACTCTCATTGGCCCTTCA
It contains:
- a CDS encoding DUF2797 domain-containing protein codes for the protein MQDHVLLCRGVLWPAEPGTPSLSLRDENDAARNISLDSGVELGFGVLSGRWCLGHQLIQDRTHRTQVPCPTGARVARGTQCESCEAADQSRAMHDFHRSGRAGAGLRDYLMQEHWLYIASFAHGVSKIGTAANPSKWRRLAEQGAVSARYVGLAADGAQVRILEDLVTRELGFTQQVRAQSKVRGLLDSRTSCAALDSLTSERASRVREFLATLPIAGDETFRVVDEQWAAPAQAAALLEGWDANELQPYPADLAGGEHGFTVAAVLGQGLGVRLGNAPDLFVADASMLKGRKVVLGQYVTESPAIQSALF